Within the Solenopsis invicta isolate M01_SB chromosome 11, UNIL_Sinv_3.0, whole genome shotgun sequence genome, the region CTGCATGAAAAAACCATTAACAAGAGCTTTTctgatattaatgtaataatctTTTGAATTAAAGTCCGTCGAAGTACGTTTTAATACAAATCGATCCATTATTCGGCTCAACTGTTGCCTTACATTGTCTCCACTCTTCAACGATCGATAATTCACGTAATTGTCATAACACCATTGGACATCATCCATATCTGTAAATAATTTGTCAGAAATAGAATTATCAAATCATGTTTTGctattagaaatattatgtttacTCTACAtcatttatcatataataaaaattaaaagcactTACGTTGTTTGAAAGAATGATATACGTTAAGTAGTGTCAGATGATCACCATCAATATGTGCAAATTTCATTTTTGCATCATCTGCAGCCTTTTTTGATTCATTTGGCCTCACAAAGCACTGTGGGACTAATACCACGTCAATCATCAATATACTACCATGTTATCTTACCACAATTCTGAttctattttactttatttttagagTTATTTCTTAAACATTTTACACATAATTTTCATGATGTATTAATAGATAATATGTATAACATAAATAGAATAAACTgttattattaaagtataaatagtATTAGTAGAGTTACATGGTGTAATCATGTACAACAAACCCTAATACGTTACCTGAGAGCATAGCGGTAATACTGAGTATCTCATTGCTGCAATTATGATTACAAGAAGCTATAAGCATCTTTGCCAACTGAGGATCTAATGGAAATTCCGCCATTACCGCGCCGAGATCCGTCAGATTCCCGTCATCATCAAGAGCCGCTAGATAATTCAAAAGCTCCAAAGCTCTCATAAGAGTTTCAGGCGCAGGTGGATCCATAAAGTCAAAATGTACCTGTCACATAACACGCGAtaaagtcattaaatttaatacaaaacaatgttatttaaaaagcaaataataaattattatttgaataatgtaacattataataaaCACACCAGATCGTCAATGCCGAGTTTCTTCAATTGCAATACGACGCTTCCGAGATTAGAACGCAAAATCTCAGGATAGGTATTATCTTGCATTTCATTCTTGTATGCCTTTTCTGTATATAATCTGAAACACTTTCCAGGTCTTGTTCTGCCAGCACGACCGGCTCTCTGCTGTGCCGAAGCTTTGCTAATAGGTGATACTAAGAGGGATTCAACACGAATCCTAGGATTATATACCTATTAACAAAAAAGAACattagaaattaataagtttaccataataaaaattaaattctcaatGCTAGTTTAAGATTACTGAtttaaattaaagcatatttacTTTTTGCTTGGCAAAACCAGGATCTATGACAAAGACGACCCCGTCAATAGTCAACGATGTTTCCGCAATATTAGTCGAGACGACGACTTTGCGACCGATAGCACCATTAGCTTTGGTAGGCGGAGCAGGCTCGAATATTCTCTGTTGAAGATTCGGTGGCAGTGTCGAATACAACGGTATGCACTTCAATTCACCGACTTCAGGTCCCAAGTTGTCCATTTCTCTTTTAATTCTCTTACAAGCTTCTTCGATTTCTTCTTGGCCAGTTAGAAATAGCAAAAGGTCCCCAGCAATCTCTTCACACATCTGTATCTGAATAACAGTTCTAATTGCCGCTTCCAAGTAATCTCTTTCTGGCTCCGGCGTGTAAAATATCTCGACTGGATGCGTTCTACCAGGTACGTTCATGAGCGGTGCGTTATCAAAGTACTGCTGAAATTTTCCCGCGTCCAAGGTAGCACTCATAATCACAAGTTTCAAGTCCGGTCTTTGTTTGATCACTTCTTTCAAAACACCCATCAGCAAATCAGTAGCTAACGTTCTTTCATGAGCTTCATCTAGCAGTATCACTTGATAGGCATCCAACATAGGATCGGACATGCCTTCTCGAAGCAACATACCGTCGGTCATGTACTTCAACACAGTCCTCGGAGAACTACAATCTTCAAAACGGATGCTATATCCTACTTCTTGAcctatcaaaaaattatataaaatttttttttttagtttagcACAGTTGCAGCACTTTATCATATcacaatattctttaatttttcaatgtaaaagaTAATGTCTGGTATTCactgaaattttgtaaaaaaactgCATGAGAATACCCAGATtttccataaattttattaaaaattccagataatatgagaaaattttttaattgaagtaaatttattttattatttttaatgttttttaatcatGCAATTGTGAAAAAAAGCCATTTgaattttgtacattaaatttaaaaaaaatactaaaaaaagtaaactaaatatagcatataataatctattagcAATACACAGATCTAACTCACCAGAAGCATAGAGCTCAAAAGTgataaaacacaaatttatatttagaaagatgtatcaataaatttttttataaaaactcacGAGTCACATgaaaatgtacatacatgtgtatgacatatttattgctaatcaattttgcattattaaaaaacatgatcaaagaaacaattttgtcagaaagagataaaatttaaatttaaaagtaaagctCCAAAAATTTCCCTAATACCAATAAAATCCatgaaaattcattattttcaaggttaaaaataatttcccaAAAAATTTCAGGTTTTCCTGGTTTTTCCATAAAATAAACACTCCCATAATCAATAATTaacatacttaaataaaaattttcattatatttataaaaacaaaaatttttttatttgcattttaatcattttcaaatctttttttttttaatttttttgtgctcTTATTAATTCaagatacaaaataaataaaattgttcttaatataattgtattataatatatacctAAGGCAACATCCATCTCTTCTGAAACTCTTTGAGCAACGCTCATAGCTGCCACTCTTCTAGGTTGTGTACAGGCAACTCCTTTGTTTCCAATACTTCTCGAATACTCCACACACCATTGCGGTATCTGTGTAGTCTTACCAGAACCTGTTTCTCCAACGAGAACAATGCATTGATGCTGAGATAACAATCTCATAAAATCAGTCCGATACTCGAATACAGGCAGAGTTATCCTTTTCTTGTAAAGTTCATAGTATCTCGGCGTGTATGGCAGCATAGTATATGGATTGAATTGTACTTGGCTCTTCGCCGCCGTCGTCCCTGGAGTTGTTGCATTGTTGGAAACAGAACTGTCCCTGCAAAaagattacaatattacatttttcattctAACAATCCATGTATGCAGCAAGCAGTACGTAGAGTACGCAGAGCATACGAATAACTTGGGTATCTCTATGTAAAATGGTACAATCTCGAGATATCATCAACGCGAGAATCGGCACATGtgcaaatttaaatcaaattacgGCGATGCGTGCGAATAAGTGCACATAGTGCATGGTACGCTCGCTagagaaaagaatataaaaaaccTAGACTcattttttttcgcaaatgcaAAACAGGTCAGACGACAGAACCGTTACGAAGCATAGCTACGAGTTTCCCATCGTCGCCGGAAGTGAGGGCTATCGAAGCGACATGACCTATCCGAGGCTCGTCGTCCGCAGACAACATGTGAGGATCGCGCGCACGTGCCAGGACGTGGATATTTGCCAGGGTATCCGGATATTCACGCGCGCGATCGCGCGTACGATAAGCTCTCTGGCATGGTGCTGATACGATGTCGCGGCATTGCACATGGCAAAGGGGGACTGCTGCCGACTACCCGTGACCACTATCGTCCGCGTGAACGGAAATAATGTTTGAAACACTTACGTGGCTTTCCGTTTGACATAGGGATCTACGACCTCGATCCTACGCTTCGACATAGCGTCCCCGTCGCCTCAAGCGCGGTCAAGCAGAAGCCAAAACTGTTTACGAAATTTCAGGCGAGGCGTCAGTCAAGATGGCAAGCAGGCGCCAGCAGCGGCTTGAAGCAGGCTTCCTGCCTTTGTAGTGAATACAAGCAACAGCAGATGGCGCTGAcggcagtt harbors:
- the LOC105194647 gene encoding putative pre-mRNA-splicing factor ATP-dependent RNA helicase PRP1; amino-acid sequence: MSKRRIEVVDPYVKRKATDSSVSNNATTPGTTAAKSQVQFNPYTMLPYTPRYYELYKKRITLPVFEYRTDFMRLLSQHQCIVLVGETGSGKTTQIPQWCVEYSRSIGNKGVACTQPRRVAAMSVAQRVSEEMDVALGQEVGYSIRFEDCSSPRTVLKYMTDGMLLREGMSDPMLDAYQVILLDEAHERTLATDLLMGVLKEVIKQRPDLKLVIMSATLDAGKFQQYFDNAPLMNVPGRTHPVEIFYTPEPERDYLEAAIRTVIQIQMCEEIAGDLLLFLTGQEEIEEACKRIKREMDNLGPEVGELKCIPLYSTLPPNLQQRIFEPAPPTKANGAIGRKVVVSTNIAETSLTIDGVVFVIDPGFAKQKVYNPRIRVESLLVSPISKASAQQRAGRAGRTRPGKCFRLYTEKAYKNEMQDNTYPEILRSNLGSVVLQLKKLGIDDLVHFDFMDPPAPETLMRALELLNYLAALDDDGNLTDLGAVMAEFPLDPQLAKMLIASCNHNCSNEILSITAMLSVPQCFVRPNESKKAADDAKMKFAHIDGDHLTLLNVYHSFKQHMDDVQWCYDNYVNYRSLKSGDNVRQQLSRIMDRFVLKRTSTDFNSKDYYINIRKALVNGFFMQVAHLERTGHYLTIKDNQVVQLHPSSCLDHKPEWVIYNEFVLTTKNYIRTVTDIKPDWLLMIAPQYYDLQNFPQCEAKRQLELTQAKLDSKQYQEGF